A region of Paracoccus albus DNA encodes the following proteins:
- the repC gene encoding plasmid replication protein RepC → MEYTPISPFMRPISHAHLRVIERPEASVPARPVNKWELLRELSKAQAAFGVSERDLTVLQGLLSFFPDDALGGNAEMVVFPSNKAICERLNGMPCSTMRRHLARLVEAGLLQRRDSPNGKRYVRKHGEDRVAFGFDLSPLYCQSEEIARAAEAVREGEERVRRLREVVSLMRRDLAALAEFGDEIQPGLGFWDQLRDKAALTARALRRKLSIEDLAAYRADLEALLDQARNIIDGPETEEMNTNDARSERHHHNSNKESIDLEPALEKSGVAAGVPDVDTDEPVADVDEQDTRHLPKIPLHLVIAACPSLKTFYQGEIRHWHQLFDAACHVRPAMGISASAWEEAQRFMGPEQASIVVAAMLERFADIRSPGGYLRALTAKAAAGEFSCGPMVMALIGRRNAA, encoded by the coding sequence ATGGAGTACACACCAATCTCGCCGTTTATGCGGCCGATTTCCCACGCCCATTTGCGCGTCATTGAGCGACCCGAGGCATCTGTTCCAGCCAGACCCGTTAACAAGTGGGAACTCCTGCGCGAGCTCTCCAAGGCGCAAGCGGCCTTTGGGGTCTCGGAACGTGATCTGACGGTTTTGCAGGGGCTCCTCAGCTTCTTTCCGGACGATGCGCTTGGCGGGAACGCCGAGATGGTCGTCTTCCCCTCGAACAAGGCGATCTGTGAGCGCCTGAATGGTATGCCCTGCTCCACGATGCGTCGTCACCTCGCGCGTCTTGTCGAGGCTGGCTTGCTCCAGCGGCGTGATAGCCCCAATGGGAAGCGTTACGTCCGCAAGCACGGCGAAGATCGCGTTGCCTTTGGCTTCGATCTTTCCCCGCTCTACTGTCAGTCCGAGGAGATCGCACGGGCCGCAGAGGCCGTACGTGAGGGTGAGGAGCGCGTCAGGCGCCTGAGAGAGGTCGTAAGCCTCATGCGACGCGATCTCGCGGCCCTCGCCGAGTTCGGAGACGAGATACAACCCGGCCTAGGCTTCTGGGATCAGCTTCGCGACAAGGCTGCACTCACAGCCCGCGCGCTTCGCCGCAAGCTTTCAATTGAGGACCTCGCGGCCTATCGAGCCGACCTTGAAGCTCTCCTTGATCAGGCACGCAACATCATTGATGGCCCAGAAACAGAAGAAATGAACACCAATGATGCCCGTTCTGAGCGTCACCATCATAATTCAAATAAAGAATCTATAGATCTTGAACCTGCTTTAGAAAAAAGCGGGGTGGCGGCGGGTGTGCCAGACGTGGACACGGATGAGCCTGTGGCTGACGTCGATGAACAGGACACAAGACACCTGCCAAAGATCCCGCTCCACCTGGTGATCGCGGCATGTCCCTCGCTTAAGACCTTCTACCAAGGTGAGATCCGGCATTGGCATCAGCTTTTCGATGCGGCGTGCCATGTGCGGCCAGCCATGGGGATTAGTGCGTCTGCATGGGAAGAAGCACAGCGGTTCATGGGTCCGGAGCAAGCGTCGATCGTCGTTGCTGCCATGCTGGAACGCTTCGCCGACATAAGATCGCCTGGTGGATACTTGCGAGCTCTGACTGCCAAAGCTGCGGCAGGCGAGTTTTCCTGTGGCCCAATGGTCATGGCATTGATTGGCCGGCGGAACGCGGCTTAA
- a CDS encoding IS5 family transposase (programmed frameshift), producing MSNLFWLTDAQMARLEPYFPKSHGRPRVDDRRVLSGIIFINRNGLRWCDAPREYGPAKTLYNRWKRWSDNGVFARIMMGLAAEGAETKTIMIDATYLKAHRTASSLAVKKGGGARQIGRTKGGINTKLHAVTDAKGRPIRFFMSAGQVSDYTGAAALLDGLPKADWILGDRGYDADWLREAFKDKGIEVCIPGRKSRKKTVKYDKRRYKRRNRIEIMFGRLKDWRRVATRYDRCPETFLSAIALAATVLFWL from the exons ATGAGCAACCTTTTCTGGCTGACTGACGCGCAGATGGCGCGCCTTGAACCTTACTTCCCAAAATCGCATGGCCGGCCCCGGGTGGATGACCGGCGTGTGCTGAGCGGAATAATCTTCATCAATCGCAATGGGTTGCGATGGTGCGACGCGCCGAGGGAATACGGACCGGCAAAGACCCTATACAACCGCTGGAAGCGCTGGAGCGACAATGGGGTGTTCGCCCGGATCATGATGGGTCTGGCGGCCGAAGGCGCTGAGACCAAGACAATCATGATAGACGCCACCTACCTGAAAGCACACCGCACAGCCTCCAGCTTGGCGGTGAAAAAAGGGGGCG GCGCGCGACAGATAGGTCGCACGAAAGGTGGCATAAACACCAAGCTGCATGCCGTCACAGATGCGAAGGGCCGGCCAATCCGGTTCTTCATGTCGGCCGGACAGGTGAGCGATTATACCGGTGCGGCGGCCCTGCTGGACGGCCTGCCGAAGGCGGATTGGATCCTGGGGGACCGGGGATACGATGCCGACTGGCTGCGAGAAGCATTCAAAGACAAAGGGATAGAGGTTTGCATTCCGGGTCGAAAGTCCCGTAAGAAGACTGTGAAATACGACAAACGCCGATACAAACGCCGCAATCGGATTGAGATCATGTTTGGACGGCTGAAGGATTGGCGCCGCGTTGCGACCCGATATGACCGCTGTCCGGAGACCTTCCTTTCCGCCATTGCATTGGCCGCGACAGTCCTCTTTTGGCTCTGA
- a CDS encoding IS6 family transposase translates to MQTPSISYKRHRFPPSIIAHAVWLYVRFNLSLREVEEMLLERGIDVSYETVRRWTAKFGPQIARNLRRCQRRPGDIWHLDEVVVKISGKTFWLWRAVDQRGVVLDEILQSRRDKRAAKRLLRKLMKRAGSVPKRIITDKLRSYGAAKRELLPDLDHWSHKGLNNRAENSHLPFRKRERVMQGHRSPGGLQRFVSIHSAVRNCFSVPARRRAALTIRYHRMEALRMWKVAASIA, encoded by the coding sequence ATGCAGACACCTTCCATCAGCTACAAGCGGCACCGGTTCCCGCCTTCGATCATTGCCCACGCGGTCTGGCTGTACGTCCGGTTCAATCTGAGCCTGCGGGAGGTTGAGGAGATGCTGCTCGAACGTGGCATCGACGTCTCCTATGAAACGGTTCGGCGCTGGACGGCCAAATTCGGGCCGCAGATCGCGAGGAACTTGCGGCGATGCCAGCGCCGCCCCGGCGACATCTGGCATCTTGACGAAGTCGTGGTGAAGATTTCCGGCAAGACGTTCTGGCTCTGGCGCGCCGTTGATCAACGCGGCGTTGTTCTGGACGAGATCCTCCAGTCCCGGCGGGACAAACGGGCCGCCAAACGGCTTTTGCGCAAGCTGATGAAACGCGCGGGGTCTGTTCCCAAGCGGATTATAACGGACAAGCTCCGCTCATATGGCGCGGCCAAGCGCGAACTCCTGCCCGATCTGGATCACTGGTCGCATAAGGGGCTCAACAATCGTGCCGAGAACAGCCATTTACCGTTCCGAAAGCGAGAGCGCGTGATGCAGGGTCATCGCTCGCCAGGCGGCCTGCAACGCTTCGTGTCCATCCATTCAGCCGTCCGCAATTGTTTCTCCGTTCCAGCTCGCCGACGCGCCGCCCTGACCATTCGCTACCACCGGATGGAAGCTCTCCGCATGTGGAAAGTAGCAGCCAGCATCGCCTAA
- the repC gene encoding replication initiation protein RepC, which yields MTMNHAAHAAPRPSRPVLPDGITFNHLIELIERHARAAFGLGLARRDALLRMMRATSVHDWTDPDRDPVCFRAQQDLAAELGITDRALRNHERQLQACGLIEIDTAADGHRSGVELAGGRRLGINFAPLITCVLDLVRLDAARQAEQRRFQALRLECSAAKRDVRHAIERLIEVDPKNAILASALQDFARWPRRYASFRSIEALEDHLQEISRNRDLLLEMLSCQEKSSGVTESQVPAILNTRINISEFCSGSSAKIIQTARKRSDDNYAMPMPIGTGDCREKDDLRPGDGRKPALTETFTPDQLYRMASDDMRLYLDGVCRPGDALINHHFVKAAITILPDLGIHPTAWDAAAETMGNLAAALTVLVIDANRFRDVDPVRKPGAMLCAMTRIAARGGLNLHGSLIRLKQWKIYGQRDARKV from the coding sequence ATGACAATGAACCATGCGGCGCATGCCGCCCCCAGACCATCCCGGCCCGTGCTGCCTGATGGCATCACGTTCAATCACTTGATCGAGCTGATCGAGCGCCACGCACGCGCAGCATTCGGCCTCGGCCTTGCACGGCGCGATGCGCTCTTGCGCATGATGCGTGCTACGTCTGTGCACGATTGGACCGATCCGGATCGCGATCCGGTCTGTTTTCGGGCGCAACAGGATCTTGCCGCCGAGCTCGGCATCACGGATCGCGCCTTGCGCAATCATGAGCGGCAATTACAAGCCTGTGGGCTGATCGAGATCGACACGGCCGCTGATGGCCATCGCTCCGGTGTCGAGCTGGCCGGCGGTCGTCGTCTTGGGATCAATTTCGCCCCGCTGATCACCTGCGTCCTCGATCTCGTTAGACTCGACGCCGCACGCCAAGCGGAACAGCGTCGCTTCCAGGCGCTGCGGCTCGAATGCTCGGCCGCAAAGCGCGATGTTCGCCACGCAATCGAGCGGCTGATCGAGGTCGACCCCAAGAACGCCATCCTCGCATCCGCATTGCAAGATTTCGCGCGATGGCCCCGCCGCTATGCGTCGTTCCGCAGTATCGAGGCGCTTGAGGACCATCTTCAGGAGATCAGCAGAAACCGTGATCTGCTGTTAGAAATGCTGTCATGTCAGGAGAAATCTTCCGGCGTGACGGAATCCCAGGTTCCGGCGATCTTAAATACAAGGATAAATATATCTGAATTCTGTAGCGGTTCCTCCGCCAAGATAATACAGACGGCCCGCAAGCGGTCCGACGACAATTATGCCATGCCGATGCCTATCGGCACCGGCGATTGCAGAGAAAAAGATGATCTTCGGCCGGGCGACGGGCGCAAGCCGGCACTAACAGAGACATTCACGCCGGATCAGCTCTATCGGATGGCCTCAGATGACATGCGCCTTTACCTTGATGGGGTCTGTCGACCAGGAGATGCGCTGATAAACCACCATTTCGTCAAAGCAGCCATCACGATCTTGCCGGATCTCGGGATACACCCGACCGCATGGGATGCCGCCGCTGAAACCATGGGTAATCTCGCTGCCGCCCTGACTGTTCTGGTTATTGACGCCAATCGTTTCCGCGACGTTGATCCAGTCCGCAAGCCCGGCGCCATGCTGTGTGCCATGACGCGGATCGCGGCGCGCGGCGGGCTGAACCTGCACGGCAGTCTCATCAGGCTCAAGCAGTGGAAAATCTATGGACAGCGCGACGCAAGAAAGGTCTGA